From the genome of Winogradskyella forsetii, one region includes:
- a CDS encoding T9SS type A sorting domain-containing protein yields the protein MKQFHVIVILVFCLQFGFGQIGFEENIIINNNINELHSTYIEDLDGDGDMDIISNNRNVIGWHENLDSSDNFTSLKVITTEVSNLSNDIYNSTSVHASDIDGDGDIDVLSASSGVNKIAWYENIDGQGTFGAQQIITLNVFGANSVYSEDLDNDGDMDVLSASWFDDKIAWYENIDGQGTFGPQQIISINADYANSVYAKDIDGDGDMDVLSASANDDKIAWYENIDGLGNFSSEQIIVSNFGWAYSVFSEDLDGDGDQDVLATSRYSGIKWFENLDGNGNFDAGQTLASSSFSFSVIAKDIDSDGDMDVLWSNDSGSNNVGWCENIDGQGTFSNQVLISNTTGVRNAFAADMDSDGYVDLVSASIDEDVIAWYKNIDGQGNFGVRILMPIIVDSPKSIYSTDIDGDGDMDVLSASFNDDKVAWFENVNGSFDGQKVISIDVDAAAAVYAEDLDGDGDVDVLSTSPGNNEIVWFENIDGQGFFSSKQLVSNAIDPLSVYADDLDNDGDMDVLSFSFNKIVWYENVNGLGDFGLQHEISEEVSGPSSVYAIDIDNDGDMDVLSASRFDDKIAWYENTNGMGVFGPQQVITSNSVNALCVYAIDIDNDGDMDVLSASSNDDKIAWYENIDGLGNFGAQQVITVGADSAASVYAEDIDNDGDFDVISASQLDDKIAWFENIDGEGTFGPQQIITSNADGTLSVYAIDIDNDGDIDILSASLNDNTIAWHENLGYLGNEINGTVNMDLNSDGCDNNDIALENLILSSDNGINAFSTVTRQYGNYYISTDTGDYITTIINLPSYFDSNPVSHSTSFIDIGNSDVANFCIEPIGVANDLTISVYSSFNNPRPGFNTTYQLVYNNIGTTQLSGSVSFEFNDSKINFLNASETISSQSANSLTFNFTDLNPFETRTIDLEFNVSAPPITNIDDILVATATVNPVSGDETEEDNVFTLEQTVIGSYDPNDIAVLEGEEITIEEADNYLHYLIRFQNTGTASAINVRVEHILDSKLDWTTMQLENLSHTGRVEITDETDVSFIFNNINLPDTTTDEPNSHGYIAFKIKPKSDVEVGDIISGTADIFFDFNPPITTNTVNTEIVAPLSIVEFNAQSIQLFPNPAKDQLKITSHKIMDKLTIVDINGRVLNDIQLSISEYTLDVSSLTKGVYFLEIQSGASKSTKKFIKN from the coding sequence ATGAAGCAGTTTCACGTTATTGTTATTTTGGTTTTTTGTTTGCAATTTGGTTTTGGGCAGATTGGGTTTGAGGAAAATATTATAATTAACAATAATATAAATGAATTGCATTCTACATATATAGAGGATTTAGATGGTGATGGCGACATGGATATTATTTCTAATAACCGAAATGTCATTGGATGGCATGAGAACTTGGACAGTTCGGATAATTTTACTTCTTTGAAGGTAATTACAACGGAAGTTTCGAACCTTAGTAATGATATTTATAATTCCACCTCAGTGCATGCTAGTGATATTGATGGAGATGGCGATATTGATGTGTTATCTGCTTCTAGTGGAGTTAATAAAATTGCGTGGTACGAAAATATCGATGGTCAAGGAACATTCGGTGCTCAACAGATAATTACATTAAATGTTTTTGGTGCAAATTCAGTATACTCTGAGGATCTCGATAATGATGGTGATATGGATGTATTATCTGCATCATGGTTTGATGATAAAATTGCTTGGTATGAAAATATTGATGGCCAAGGAACTTTTGGTCCTCAGCAAATAATTTCTATTAATGCCGATTATGCTAATTCAGTATATGCTAAAGATATTGACGGAGATGGTGATATGGATGTATTATCCGCATCTGCAAATGATGATAAAATAGCTTGGTATGAAAATATTGATGGTTTAGGCAACTTTAGTTCAGAACAAATAATAGTCTCGAATTTTGGCTGGGCTTATTCAGTCTTTTCCGAAGATTTAGATGGTGATGGGGATCAGGATGTTTTGGCAACTTCGAGATATAGTGGTATAAAATGGTTTGAAAACCTTGATGGTAATGGTAACTTTGATGCTGGTCAAACTTTAGCCTCCTCTTCTTTTTCTTTTTCAGTAATTGCTAAAGATATAGATAGTGATGGAGATATGGATGTATTATGGTCAAATGATAGTGGGAGTAATAATGTCGGCTGGTGTGAAAACATTGATGGACAAGGCACGTTTAGTAATCAAGTTTTAATAAGCAACACTACTGGTGTTAGAAATGCATTTGCAGCAGATATGGATAGTGATGGATACGTAGATTTAGTCTCTGCTTCTATAGATGAAGATGTGATTGCATGGTATAAAAATATTGATGGACAAGGCAACTTTGGAGTTAGAATATTAATGCCAATAATTGTTGATAGTCCAAAATCCATTTACTCAACAGATATAGATGGTGATGGAGATATGGATGTGCTTTCTGCTTCCTTCAATGATGATAAAGTTGCATGGTTCGAAAACGTAAATGGAAGTTTTGATGGACAAAAAGTAATTTCTATCGATGTGGATGCTGCAGCTGCTGTTTATGCAGAAGATTTAGATGGTGACGGAGATGTTGATGTACTTTCTACGTCTCCAGGAAACAATGAAATAGTATGGTTTGAAAACATTGACGGGCAAGGTTTTTTTAGTTCTAAACAATTAGTTTCTAATGCCATAGATCCGTTATCTGTCTATGCCGATGATTTAGATAATGATGGGGATATGGATGTGTTGTCATTTTCGTTTAATAAGATAGTATGGTATGAAAACGTAAATGGTCTTGGAGATTTTGGGCTTCAACACGAAATTAGTGAAGAGGTTAGTGGTCCATCATCAGTTTATGCTATAGATATAGATAATGATGGAGATATGGATGTGTTATCGGCATCAAGATTCGATGATAAAATAGCATGGTATGAAAACACTAATGGAATGGGAGTTTTCGGACCTCAACAGGTAATTACTTCAAATTCGGTTAATGCATTATGCGTTTATGCAATAGATATTGATAATGATGGAGATATGGATGTGCTTTCGGCTTCATCAAACGATGATAAAATAGCATGGTATGAAAACATTGATGGATTAGGAAATTTCGGTGCACAGCAAGTAATCACCGTTGGAGCTGATTCTGCAGCATCAGTATATGCAGAAGATATTGATAATGATGGTGATTTTGATGTGATTTCTGCATCACAACTTGATGATAAAATAGCTTGGTTTGAAAATATAGATGGTGAAGGAACTTTTGGACCTCAACAGATAATTACTTCAAACGCCGATGGCACATTGTCAGTCTATGCAATAGATATAGATAATGACGGTGATATCGATATACTTTCTGCATCATTGAATGATAATACAATAGCTTGGCATGAAAATTTAGGGTATTTAGGAAACGAAATAAATGGAACAGTAAATATGGATTTGAATTCTGATGGCTGTGATAATAATGACATAGCATTAGAGAATCTAATTTTATCCTCAGATAATGGAATAAATGCTTTTTCTACAGTAACTCGACAATACGGTAATTATTACATATCAACGGATACGGGTGATTATATAACTACAATAATTAACTTACCTTCTTATTTTGATTCGAATCCCGTTTCTCATTCAACAAGTTTCATTGATATAGGAAATTCAGATGTAGCAAATTTTTGTATAGAACCCATAGGTGTTGCTAATGATTTAACTATTAGTGTATATTCGTCCTTCAACAACCCAAGACCAGGCTTCAACACCACATACCAATTAGTGTACAACAACATCGGCACAACCCAACTAAGTGGTTCTGTTTCGTTTGAGTTCAATGATTCAAAAATAAACTTCTTAAACGCAAGTGAAACCATAAGCTCACAATCAGCAAACTCATTAACCTTCAATTTCACAGACCTCAATCCTTTTGAAACGAGAACCATAGATTTAGAATTCAACGTATCTGCACCGCCAATCACAAACATTGATGATATACTTGTGGCAACAGCAACTGTAAATCCAGTTTCCGGAGACGAAACAGAAGAAGACAATGTATTCACTTTAGAGCAAACGGTCATAGGTTCCTACGATCCCAACGATATCGCAGTTTTAGAAGGCGAAGAAATCACTATTGAAGAAGCCGATAACTATTTACATTATCTAATTCGTTTTCAAAATACAGGTACTGCAAGTGCCATTAATGTGAGAGTTGAACATATATTGGATAGCAAACTAGATTGGACTACCATGCAATTGGAAAATTTAAGTCATACAGGTCGTGTGGAAATAACCGATGAAACTGATGTGAGTTTTATATTCAATAACATCAACTTACCAGATACCACAACAGACGAGCCTAACTCTCATGGTTATATCGCCTTCAAAATAAAACCAAAAAGCGATGTGGAAGTAGGTGACATTATCAGTGGCACAGCAGATATATTCTTCGATTTTAATCCGCCAATCACAACAAACACGGTAAACACAGAAATCGTTGCGCCATTGAGTATTGTTGAATTTAATGCACAATCCATTCAATTATTTCCAAATCCTGCAAAAGACCAACTAAAAATTACATCTCACAAGATTATGGATAAGTTAACGATAGTTGATATTAATGGGAGAGTGTTGAATGACATTCAATTATCTATTTCAGAATATACCTTGGATGTTTCAAGTTTAACCAAAGGTGTGTATTTCTTGGAAATACAATCTGGCGCTTCAAAATCAACTAAAAAATTCATTAAAAACTAG
- a CDS encoding YheT family hydrolase gives MPILEPTYKPPFWAKKSFVSTVFSGLARKVEGVIQTRERITLPDTDFLDLDWSYAKQKSNKVIILLHGLEGNAQRPYITGTAKLFNGNGIDACAVNFRGCSGEPNLLFRSYHSGATEDLDAVVKHILSKNIYDDIYIKGISLGANMALKYVGEGNDIPNEIKAVIAISTPCNLKGSCDELLSLKNRHYAIRFLNHLKDKLKPKLIQYPKNISVTDFNAIKTLIDFDDVYTAKAHGFESALDYYEKASCLQFLPNIKVPSLIINSLNDSFLSAACYPVKEAKHNPNLHFEMPKYGGHVGFIDKGNVYYNERRALEFVRNVKKC, from the coding sequence ATGCCAATTTTAGAACCAACCTACAAACCGCCGTTCTGGGCAAAAAAAAGCTTTGTGTCCACTGTATTTTCAGGACTAGCCCGAAAAGTTGAAGGTGTAATCCAAACAAGGGAACGCATCACCTTACCAGATACCGACTTTTTGGATTTAGATTGGAGCTACGCAAAGCAAAAATCGAATAAAGTCATTATTCTATTACACGGACTCGAAGGCAATGCACAACGACCATACATCACAGGAACAGCGAAACTATTTAACGGTAATGGCATTGATGCTTGTGCCGTAAATTTTAGAGGGTGCAGTGGCGAACCTAATCTTTTATTCCGCAGTTATCATTCTGGTGCAACCGAAGATTTAGATGCGGTGGTAAAGCATATTTTATCAAAAAACATTTATGATGACATTTACATAAAAGGCATAAGTCTTGGAGCAAACATGGCTTTAAAATATGTAGGCGAAGGCAACGACATTCCAAATGAAATTAAAGCTGTTATTGCCATTTCCACACCGTGCAATTTAAAAGGGTCTTGCGACGAATTACTGAGTTTAAAAAACCGACATTATGCGATTCGTTTTTTAAATCATTTAAAAGATAAGTTGAAACCTAAATTAATTCAATATCCTAAAAATATATCAGTTACGGATTTTAACGCTATTAAAACTTTAATTGATTTTGACGACGTTTACACCGCAAAAGCACATGGTTTTGAGAGTGCTTTAGATTATTATGAGAAAGCGAGTTGTCTGCAATTCTTGCCTAATATTAAAGTGCCATCGTTAATTATTAACTCACTTAACGATTCCTTTTTATCTGCTGCATGTTATCCTGTAAAGGAAGCTAAGCATAATCCAAATCTGCATTTTGAAATGCCAAAGTATGGAGGACATGTTGGGTTCATCGATAAAGGAAATGTTTATTATAATGAACGGCGTGCTTTGGAGTTTGTGAGAAATGTTAAAAAGTGTTAA
- the ade gene encoding adenine deaminase, translating to MKLKGNIIDIPNGKIFKGEVTIENGKIKSIEEKESEENHFILPGFIDAHIHIESTMLVPSEFAKIAVKHGTVATVSDPHEIANVLGVKGVEFMIENGKQTPFKFNFGAPSCVPATSFESAGAEIDSDAIKTLMANPDIKYLAEMMNYPGVIYDDAEVLKKLKWAKHYNKPIDGHAPGLLGEDLNKYISAGISTDHECFTYDEGLEKLQKGMKVIIREGSAAKNFEALIGLLDEHFLNMMFCSDDKHPDDLLLGHINQLCARAVAKGVDVFKVLRAACVNPVKHYNLDVGLLNVGDDADCIIVEDLNDFKTLQTYINGALVFDKRESKIEHVEFENLNNFNTDKKEISDFRLESQAEKIRVIECKDGELVTNELIENATIEDGNLISNTKTDILKMAVVNRYENQKPAIGFIKNIGLKEGAIASSVGHDSHNIIAVGVSDEAICKAVNLLIENEGGICAISDNEEKVVALPMAGIMSDQNAETIGRQYAELDKMAKQLGSKLHAPYMSLSFMALLVIPSLKLSDKGLFDGGKFKFTSVEVL from the coding sequence TTGAAACTTAAAGGAAACATCATAGACATCCCAAACGGCAAAATCTTCAAAGGAGAGGTTACCATTGAAAATGGTAAAATTAAATCCATCGAAGAAAAGGAAAGCGAAGAAAACCATTTCATCTTACCAGGTTTTATAGATGCGCACATCCATATTGAAAGTACAATGTTAGTTCCAAGTGAATTTGCCAAAATTGCTGTAAAGCACGGAACGGTCGCTACAGTTTCCGACCCTCACGAAATCGCCAATGTCCTTGGTGTAAAAGGTGTTGAATTCATGATAGAAAACGGGAAACAAACCCCTTTCAAGTTTAATTTTGGAGCACCTTCTTGTGTGCCAGCCACAAGTTTTGAATCGGCAGGAGCTGAGATCGATTCAGACGCTATTAAAACTTTAATGGCAAATCCAGACATCAAGTATTTAGCCGAAATGATGAATTATCCAGGCGTTATTTATGATGATGCAGAAGTTCTTAAAAAACTAAAATGGGCAAAACACTACAATAAACCCATTGATGGTCATGCGCCTGGACTTCTTGGAGAGGATTTAAACAAATATATCTCAGCAGGCATTTCAACCGATCACGAATGTTTTACTTACGACGAAGGCTTAGAAAAACTTCAAAAAGGCATGAAAGTCATTATCAGAGAGGGTAGTGCTGCCAAAAATTTTGAAGCTTTAATCGGTTTGCTCGACGAGCATTTCCTAAATATGATGTTCTGTAGTGATGATAAACATCCAGATGATTTGTTGCTTGGTCACATTAATCAATTGTGTGCAAGAGCTGTCGCCAAAGGAGTTGATGTTTTTAAAGTATTGCGAGCAGCTTGTGTAAATCCTGTTAAGCATTATAATTTGGACGTTGGACTTTTAAATGTTGGAGATGATGCGGATTGTATAATTGTTGAAGATTTAAACGACTTTAAAACGCTTCAAACTTATATTAATGGAGCATTGGTCTTTGATAAGAGAGAATCAAAAATAGAGCATGTAGAATTTGAGAATTTGAATAATTTCAACACAGATAAAAAAGAAATTTCAGATTTCAGATTGGAGTCTCAGGCTGAAAAAATTCGAGTTATTGAATGTAAGGATGGCGAATTAGTGACAAACGAACTCATAGAAAATGCAACTATCGAAGATGGTAATTTAATTTCAAATACTAAAACCGATATTTTAAAAATGGCTGTGGTTAATCGGTATGAAAATCAAAAACCAGCCATAGGTTTCATCAAAAACATTGGATTAAAAGAAGGCGCCATTGCCAGTTCGGTTGGTCATGATTCGCATAATATTATTGCTGTTGGCGTCTCTGACGAAGCGATTTGTAAAGCGGTTAATCTCTTGATTGAAAATGAAGGTGGTATTTGCGCTATTAGTGATAATGAAGAAAAAGTGGTCGCACTTCCTATGGCAGGAATTATGAGCGACCAAAATGCCGAAACAATTGGCAGACAATATGCAGAATTGGATAAAATGGCCAAGCAACTAGGTAGCAAACTTCATGCACCATATATGAGTTTATCGTTTATGGCATTGTTGGTAATTCCTTCTTTAAAGCTTAGTGATAAAGGCTTATTTGATGGTGGGAAATTTAAGTTTACTTCCGTAGAAGTATTATAA